From a region of the Sesamum indicum cultivar Zhongzhi No. 13 linkage group LG3, S_indicum_v1.0, whole genome shotgun sequence genome:
- the LOC105159397 gene encoding protein SET DOMAIN GROUP 41 — protein sequence MEMRAVEDIAIGQDLTPPLPPLAVVLNDSALSSHCSACFSTLPPHPFFPTTLQNLSHVPKNIPTPLYCSPRCSSIDSPLHFSSGEPYLLSLFLQSPPATWDDSSDLRLSLRLLYIFREHLKECSFLPSFPGSTTSERRLLLGGKKDYSFQQNQNVAGPDDYLENKEEQRENMKSCCHNDIVMERIAGLMTNRERLIFGENRKDQFRGSYEEDNLKENRENREGSCESTESVSERIREGAELMAKARRMCLDEDGNVEKQEEFVVEEMVLCLVLTNAVEVQDKSGCSTGVAVYGTAISWINHSCSPNACYRFSLGLENNEQPRLRIVSAAKMLDPGNGNCLMMEGDFQHPFSEQNLYGPRIIVRSIKAVNKGEEVTIAYTDLLQPKEMRQAELWLKYRFSCRCQRCVALPKTYVDYALQALSAANSDSPKSTINKMEKLSLNFDDAINDYLSHGDPKSCCMKLEHLLSHGQLLDELLEPKEAKSPPKLKMHPFHHLSLDAYTTLASAYKVQASDLLALNYEAGSLKLEAFNMYKTSAAYSLLLAGAVDHLFMFESALVASVANFWINAGESLLSLARSSLWDSFLNPGPNHIEFSSFLTQKCNWCCLTDTSGPNLMQLEEIKRQISNCIANKTSQVWGMLASESNFLRLIQNPIDFSWLASAETSTGLHLHVAEPVVEKGCIPLKAGACNDEVGMNLILLGIHCLRYGRLLSAICFGLSAERTTTQLIEFFKESG from the exons ATGGAGATGAGAGCGGTGGAAGACATAGCCATAGGCCAAGATCTCACCCCGCCCCTCCCACCACTCGCCGTCGTTCTCAACGACTCCGCCCTCAGCTCCCACTGCTCCGCCTGCTTTTCTACTCTTCCGCCGCATCCCTTTTTCCCCACTACGCTTCAAAATCTTAGCCATGTCCCTAAGAACATTCCCACTCCCCTCTACTGTTCCCCTCGCTGCTCTTCCATCGATTCTCCCCTCCATTTCTCCTCCGGCGAGCCCTATCTCCTCTCTCTGTTCCTCCAATCACCTCCCGCCACGTGGGATGACTCTTCCGACCTCCGCCTCTCTCTTCGTCTTCTTTACATTTTCCGGGAACATCTCAAAGAATGCAGCTTTTTGCCCAGCTTTCCGGGTTCCACGACCAGTGAGCGAAGGTTGTTGCTTGGAGGGAAAAAAGACTACtcttttcaacaaaatcagaaTGTTGCAGGCCCAGATGATTATCTTGAGAATAAGGAGGAGCAACGTGAAAATATGAAGAGTTGTTGCCACAACGACATCGTTATGGAGAGAATTGCGGGTTTGATGACGAATCGCGAGAGATTGATATTTGGAGAAAATAGAAAGGACCAATTTCGAGGTAGTTATGAAGAGGACAACCTGAAAGAAAATCGTGAGAATCGCGAGGGTTCATGTGAAAGTACGGAAAGCGTTTCGGAGAGGATAAGAGAGGGAGCAGAGTTAATGGCGAAGGCGAGGAGAATGTGTCTCGACGAGGATGGAAATGTAGAGAAGCAGGAGGAATTCGTAGTGGAGGAAATGGTGTTGTGTCTAGTGCTAACTAACGCTGTAGAGGTTCAGGATAAGAGTGGCTGCAGCACAGGCGTTGCTGTTTATGGTACAGCAATTTCTTGGATCAATCATAGTTGTTCACCAAATGCTTGTTACCGGTTCTCACTGGGGTTGGAAAACAATGAGCAGCCACGTCTAAGGATTGTGTCGGCTGCAAAAATGCTTGACCCTGGAAATGGTAATTGTTTGATGATGGAAGGTGATTTCCAACACCCATTTTCAG AGCAAAATTTGTATGGACCAAGAATTATAGTTCGGAGTATAAAAGCTGTTAACAAAGGAGAAGAGGTGACAATTGCATATACGGATTTGCTGCAGCCTAAG GAGATGAGACAAGCAGAATTATGGTTAAAGTATAGGTTTAGTTGTCGCTGTCAGCGCTGTGTTGCATTGCCGAAAACTTATGTGGATTATGCTCTGCAG GCACTATCTGCTGCGAATTCTGATAGTCCAAAGTCCACGATCAATAAAATGGAGAAGTTGtcgctaaattttgatgatgCAATAAATGACTATTTATCACATGGAGATCCAAAATCATGCTGCATGAAGCTTGAACACTTGCTATCTCATGGCCAGTTACTTGACGAGTTATTAGAACCCAAGGAAGCAAAATCACCTCCGAAACTGAAGATGCATCCTTTTCATCATCTTTCTCTAGATGCTTACACCACCCTGGCCTCTGCATATAAAGTTCAAGCAAGTGATTTGCTGGCTCTTAATTATGAGGCCGGGAGCCTGAAACTTGAAGCCTTTAATATGTACAAGACAAGTGCTGCATATTCCTTGTTGCTTGCCGGGGCAGTGGATCATCTTTTCATGTTTGAATCTGCCCTTGTGGCTTCTGTTGCAAATTTCTGGATAAATGCCGGAGAATCATTGCTGAGTCTTGCTAGAAGCTCATTGTGGGATTCATTCCTGAACCCGGGGCCGAATCATATTGAATTCTCATCGTTTTTAACTCAGAAATGCAACTGGTGTTGTCTCACAGATACCTCTGGACCAAATCTTATGCAGTTAGAGGAAATAAAGAGGCAAATATCGAATTGCATTGCCAACAAAACATCACAAGTTTGGGGCATGCTTGCTTCCGAAAGCAATTTCTTGAGGTTGATACAGAACCCAATTGATTTTAGTTGGCTTGCGTCTGCAGAAACTTCAACCGGTCTCCACCTGCATGTTGCCGAGCCTGTTGTAGAGAAAGGATGTATCCCATTGAAAGCTGGGGCATGTAATGATGAAGTAGGGATGAATCTCATTCTGCTGGGCATCCACTGCTTAAGGTATGGTAGGCTGTTATCAGCCATTTGTTTTGGTTTGTCAGCAGAAAGAACTACTACACAACTCATTGAATTTTTCAAGGAATCTGGTTAG